CTTTCCATGTAGGATATTGGTTCGATTCTTATTTGCATGATTAGAAGCtcgtttttaggaaaataatttatatagaGTGGGTTTTTGCATAGcatatttgtatttttctttaatgCATTAGTCTACATTAGAAAACTTGCGTGAACTTTTCATTAaggattaatattacgaaaaaccTTGATGCATCAATGACAAATTTAcgtcaaattaattttttgaccacaaaaactCAAACggatatacttgtgacaaatttatctcaaattaaatttttaaccattaaaaattccaaCTAGTGcttgtgtgataaatttatcacaaactaattttttatcataaaaaatcataaccTGGTACATGTATAACAAATTACCCtttgttagtttccattaaattggttaaatactataaaaaaaaaaccacaaattggtatatatataacaaacggaaggtaaaatcttaaattggtacatccgtaatctatcacatgtatttcaacttaataatttgacaatttgtcatTAGTATATCAGTTTcggatttttaattatcaaaaaattaatttaggtaaatttatcataaacatactagtttgagatttttcgtgatatttaatcatttaatttacttttgcaatttttttgctatttatttattacatttgATTCCCAATCCTCTCTTTCTCCCCATATGTACCATGTCTAAATCGATCTGTCTCGGGGGATACTCTCTCCTGGGTAAAGATTTCGCCAGAAGCATAAAAATTCCACGTGCACACAAACACATCTGCTCATCACTCGACGTTGCCGCCTGCCTACGATGGTTTTCACGAACAATTCGCTCATATAAACACAGAACAAATACCGACCAAAACAAAACACAGAACAAATGCGCTCATCACATTCTCTCACCACCTAAGAGAAATTAGTGGCAGACCGCAGTTGCCTGCCAAATTTTCCTCCACGCCCTCCTTCCTCTagcaccttctctctctctctctctctctctctctctctctctctctctctgcacgtGCCGGCGGCGGCAGGCGGCCGGGTGCGTGGCAGTTGTCCATGGCTCAggtggaggagaagaaagaagagaaccaTGTCCTTTTGGTGGCCTTCTCTTCTCAGGGCCATATCAACCCGATGCTAAGGCTTGGCAAGCGTCTCGCCGCCAGAGGCATCCATGTCACCCTTGCCACCACCGAGATCGCCCGCCACCGCATGCTTAAGTCCTCTGGTGCCGGTCCCGCTGACCTTGTCACCGGTATCGAGCTCCTGTTCTACTCCGACGGCCTGAGCCTTGACTACGACCGGAAGACCAACCTCGACGTCTACATGGACAGCCTAGGTAAACATGGGCCTAGCAATCTCTCGTCTCTAATCAAAGAACATTACCCGAGTCCGAAGAAGCTCTTAAGCCTAGTCACGAACCCTTTCGTGCCCTGGGTTTCCGATGTAGCCGCCGAGTACAACATCCCTTGTGCCATGCTATGGATTCAACCGTGTGCGTTGTACGCGATATACTATCGCTGCTTCAATAAGCTCAGCGCCTTCCCGACTCTGACAGACCCTGATATGGTTGTGGAACTACCGGGTTTACCTTCGATGGAGAAGGAGGATCTGCCATCCTTTGTGCTCCCCAACAACCCATTTGGCAGCTTCCCCAAATTATTCTCTGAAGTATTCCAAGGCATGGAGAAGTTCAAATGGGTTTTAGGGAATTCTTTCTATGAGCTTGAGAAACATGTCATAGACTCGATGTGCGAGCTTTATCCGATAAGGCCAATCGGTCCACTAGTCCCTCCAACGTTGCTAGGCCAAGATCAAGAACTTGAGAATGCGAGTGTGGATATGTGGAAATCAGATGAGACTTGCATTGAATGGTTGACGCAGCAACCTCCAAGCTCAGTCATCTATGTATCCTTTGGGAGCATAGTTGTGTTACCAGCCAAGCAAATGGAAGCGATAGCCACGGCTCTAAAGAACGTGAAGCGTCCCTTTCTTTGGGTGGTGAAGCCGCCTGAATTCCCGACGCCTGATGGCGCAGGGCAACTTCCATCACGGTTTCTTGAAGAAACCAAAGACCAAGGTCAAGTCGTGTGCTGGTCTCCTCAAACTAGAGTTTTGTCACACCCGGCTGTGGCATGTTTCATCACTCACTGTGGATGGAATTCCTTGCTCGAGACTATTTGCTCGGGTATCCCTCTCATAGCCTACCCACAGTGGACTGACCAGCCGACCAACGCAAAGCTCATTGTCGATGTCTTTAAGATTGGCGTGAGGATCAAGAAGGAAGTTGATGGAAACATAAGCAGTGAAGTGATTGAGAAATGCATCGAAGAGGTCATGGTTGGGCCAGTAGCTGAGCAGTTGAGAAAAAACGCGATGGCACTAAAGGCCGAGGCTCGGAAGGCGGTGGCGGCAGGTGGATCATCCGATGAGAATATTCGGCTCTTCGTGGAGGAAATTAGCGGCGATTCTTCCAAGAAGGATGGTTCACCAAAAGTGGGAAATTTGAGCTATGAAGGTGAAGACAAGGTTAGTGACAAAGGTGTGTAGGGAGAAACGTGTTCGGTTTGCCGATAAGAGATTCATTGGTTGTCTTGTTCTCACAAAAGAGATGACATTATTGTACTACAAGATAAGTATGACATGAAGGTTGTGGTGTTACTGCGCTCGGAGAAATAAATAGGACAATTCCAATACCTTCGTTTTCTTGACATGATGTCTGTTTATTCTCTTCCTCTATGATTAAGAAATTACCTTGTCCTCAGTCGGAGGTTTGAAAGAAATGTGGTACACGGAACAAAATCGTTCTGTTAAGAGGTCTCTGAAATCACTTTCCTGTGGCGACAATGCCCTTCGATACAAAGCAGTCTCTCAAAGTCTCTCAACATGAACACACGGAAACTAAAATAGCTTTTTGACTGAAAGAATGCATCTatataagaaaaaagaatcaaagtATCTCATGAATAGACACAATAATTGAATTAGACAGAGCAGTTAACTTCCAACATATATATTTGTGTAAAAAGCTAATATTAATAAGTaagaaatttcgaaattttttaagcctaacttttcatgaattttaagTTTATGCAAGACAAATCAAGCCCAAGACCAATATAATCAAGTTATTTGATGTCTGGAGGCCACTTGGGAGCCCAAgtctttaaaaggaaaattgttcaaaaagtcctaaagcTAAGGTACGCagcccaactcaatcctattcattttaatttatgaatattttaatgatttgtcaattttctcTTGAACTTTAAAAtcatgttaatttagtcataaacattttcataatttgctaatttagtcataaatcttttgatgatttgtcaattttgtcatccagactaattttggccgaaagtTGTTAATGTGGCATTCTAGTTAGCACCGACCATCCTATATGGTACAGTCGATGTTAACATTGagaatttttcatttatcatctaattttttctccttttcatttttcttcttcttccatttttcctttttctattcccctttttcctctcccCAATCATCGCTAGGCCTTAACGATGGCCAATGGAGGTTGCTAGCCAACTGCCTCAAGTGATGGCCGCACTCACTAGCCCAAGTGCAGACAACCCTCACCCGAGGCCGACGAGGACagccctcactagatccagCATGGGGAACCCTCGCCTAGGAGTGGGCGTTGAGGCCTTTGCTAGTGGGCCAGTGGCTAGTGACCTTCATCAACCATCTACGAGGTTGTGATGGCCAATAGAGGGAATAAgggggggaaaagaagaaaaataataaaataaaattaaaaatggcaaaatttttgttcaacttttaaaactaaattgaccagTACAATAATTTAGGacatttttgacaattttcctaaCCTTTTAACAACATTTGTATAGGTGCTCTCCTATTTAACTTAAAATAGCttccttctatttttcctaTATAAGACTCTTTTTTCCACATTCATCTTTCTAGCTTTCTATGAAAGTTAAGTTAAAAAATATGGcacaaaatttgagaatgtTAGTGCACACAAATATTCTACGTGAGGGACACAATATCTCTCAACTAGGGGTATAAGGTTGACAAGTCGGTTAAGAGACACTGTACAAAGCACAGATGGACCTTGCAATGAGTGTTTCACCTACCCGTCCACGTTTACTTGCGCAGGCTGCTACTATAGTAGCCTACCAATTCCTCAAACACCTCTTATGTGGTGGAGTCTGCCCTCCCCACCTGAAGGGCCTCCTAATTcctaaatgtaattttttcttgCCCACCCAAGAGGGAATACCTCCAATGTTTTATGTCCCAGAGTTGAGACAAAACAGTTTTAGGACAAACTTGGATTCAATTTAGCAATGAGATCATGAGTATAGCAATTAAAGTTTCATAAACTTTAGGCAATCGACAATCCATCACCATTAATTTATATAGTTGGATTAACTTTATAACTCCAATTTATATGTTATCAATGGTGATCGACACGGACTGCATAACAAATCTTTTTTAGCAGATTATGTACCATATGAAATTCTTCTTTATTGTCACGACTATTTCTCcatttgggacaaaatgggaAAGCGATCGggcacatgcatatttaattCTCCATCGCCATGAGtaggaagaaaacaaaaaggagaaaaaaacgAAGTGATTCGGAGGTTTGTAAGCTTTTGTCCTCACATCGGCACATGATATGTAAAATATCATGCATTTATACTCAAAAtcgaaaagaataaaatagttAGCAGGAATATCTGCAAATTGACACCGATTTCACTCTTAATCGCGCCGAAGAGAAACTTAGATATAGATATATGCAAAATCTTAAATCCTAAACTAAATATAATTGATCGAAAGCGCGATAAAACTTGGGTATGATGATGACGAAAACCATGACCCAGTTCAAACTTTGGacaatttattttgaataaccTAGATAAAATAATTATGAACTTGAACTTATGCGCGTACCAATTTTCTAAGACAGTAATTTGGACATTTACTTTAGACACAGCATTAAGATGAAACGGGAAAATtatagtcctaaacttattgtacggttgttaattcaatcctaaacatctgtctaaaaaaccctaaacttattatacttttgctaatttagttctaaatattttaattttaccaattttttttgtcaaaataacatttcattcatttccacAGAAATATCAAAATCCAACTGCAAACAAAGACAAATCACaaacaacttcaaaataaaaccaGTTTTGGATAACAAGATAAATCATCATAATAAGGTTAAGAGTCACTTGTTCAAAGAGCAAATATGAGATTTCTTCAAACCAAAATCAGTTACCGATCACCAAATCCATCTTTAGTAACGATGTCCACCGCATTGAACCCACACTTGGCTGCTTTCCTCTCTGCGATGCTTTCTCCATAATGGAGGCTCCATCCACCAATCTTCTCACCCTCGCTCAACGGATCCGTCGAGTTGTCCCGCTCAGATGAGGAGGATTCGTTAGCTTCCATCACTAACTGACGCATCccgaaacagagagagagagagattatataTCGGTTAAGTAAGCTGTAAATGGATTGTTTAGGCCTCTTTATTTTATAGACCCATTATGCTGGCCTACGAAATCTGCTATGAtccatttataactcatttgCGTAATTTTGGATTATTAAATGGGTTTGGACTCATTTTGACAAATCTAATTGCTCCTAATTCACTAATGGTGACCGAATTTTCCATATTTAGTcactagaaatcaatttttagtgATTGAATTTGGTTTTGGGCCTTGGTTAAAGAAGATTTCCTCCAACCAAGTCTCCAATTTGTgaattaaaattatgaaaatcacTCACATATAAAATCGATGCCTATATTTGTAACccttatatttatgaaaaaatccTAACACGTTACCGATCCTTACATGGTCCATCCAGATGCATGAACATGCCCTTCTATCTATGTTCTCCATTGCACGCCGTGAAATGAAGGAAAACCTCTCTATATTTCACATGCGTGACCTGAAATGAAGGAATTATCTTTATAAAATTGTGTCAAAGATACTTTAAATTATTGTCTATCAAAATGATCATATAGATGTTGTCAGTCCTTCATTTGGAGCGCCATGCAATGTTTGGAATGATCTCCTTTTGCATCTTGTAGCGGGAGTTGGCAATATGATTGATTGCACTCTGACCAACATCGACGTTCACCATGTCAAAAGTAATATTCACTATGCGAGAGGTCAACTTAGCATTATTGGCCCCGTCACCTAAGTGGATGTTGGGAAAATACGAGGAACgattgaaaataataatgaagtCAGACTTTGAGGtatcatatcatttttttttaaagaattataTGCTTCGCAATGTTACTAATGGTCACCAACACATTTCTTCCAAGTTACAAGATCTTGATTGAAATACTATATAGCAGGTCTAGTATTTCTTTAGGATCTTTCTAGGAAAACAATTGAAATGATGGCTGTATTTAagaaagaaaactcaaaaagaCTTGATTGTAATTGATACCAAAAACCGACATAGTTTTCTTAGTCTTCTAAATAAAGGCAACCTTTCGGAAAAGtggcaaaatgaacaagtatgttcTTAAGGATTACGTTAAAAggactgttgacacctaaattttgacaacccgtttagtcatttatcacattaaaattaggggttaattttatccctgaaaaaaatatcaattgcatagcatatagatgtaggtgcatttatttttaatttacatattttgcatttatttattggactgGTGACGGGTATATTTGAATTAGTGGTTCTAAGTTTTAATTTGGCAAGTCgaactaagcccacgaagcaagtaaattggcccgagcccgttttcttttaatgacaaaaattacctaaatggagatttgaaatgatattacggtggatttttggaatttaagaaaattaggttgcaatcttatctttaggcgataaaatcaggagatgtggaaaaaaaagaagtgatatctcgtgcgaaaaagaaatcttcacggatgttgatttgaaaaggaaattaaaaccaTAATCTTCAGGTTTTTCGCGTAGGGTTTCAAGGAGGCCACAtacacattgaatatacggccaTATTGCGGGGTTTTTTCTCTCGATTCGAAGGTTAAAAATTCAGGCcagaagagaaaattttccatcGTTTCTTTAGGGTTTGTGGAGAAAAAGTCAAGGTTTTAAGCTTttgttgaaaaaagaaaaagtgcaacaaaaagagagagagagagcagagagaagaATTcgaatcgacccaccaaaaaatagaataGTGGTGCCTcctgattgaaaattatttgcatgttaagaatttgaacctaagtcgtgaattaatataggcttgagagagcccgcgttaagtctaggcttaataatccattagccaaattctaGGTGgtacacccgaaaatttggtcgcgacaaggacatataaaaaattagaaattaaatgaataataaataaataaataactcttACTTATTTATGAATAGTCGTACCGTTTCAATGGGATGCtatgattaattttaaaattataaaatccgaattttttaatataaaataatgatAGTTAATTAGTGTCAAATTCCATCCGTGTGTGCACCCATATCTTTTCAATACGAGACAATGCACTTCTTAGtttgttttataaataaactacTAATAGTGGAGCATTATGCATGCACATATAAATTAGGCGGTTTGCACACATACGTGTAAGATGAGCTAAAAGGTTCGAATATCCCTCGTTATAagcacacacacaaaaaaaaacacttagCTAACATACATAGGATGAAACATTCTTCAAAACTACAATGagctttctttttaatttattcatgtGATTTTAcataatatcttaaagtcttaGGCAATATCGATTATTTGATTAGATAATTTAGGTAATATCTCAAGAGATTTTCTATACTTTGTGAATGGTTCTCTAAATATATATGATCAATGTTTCTTTATGATTTTATGGCttttattttagatttctaTTATTCTCATATATAAGACCGTTTTCTAATGAATTTTTAGAATGCATCGAGAGagattttttcctaaattactCATGTGAGCTTTCATCGTGTTATTGTAGATCATTTAAAGAATTTCTTatcttaaagaaaaaagaaattcataatgCTTGATATGAAGTGAAAGAATAGGTGACAAAATGACCCATTGTCgtgacctaccctcgggggaagggaacaggtttaggggtattgcctaaaggatgggcctaaggcccatgatcaggcgcgggctctcccaagcccataccccacgTGACATTGGaatattctttagaatttttgcacaaaaggagtcaccactagcctattggggtcggctagaaaccaagtgaggtatgggagtgtacctcacttcctacgcaaccagagaatctacggtcggggacttgattacattaattgatcaattaatgccctttcggtacctaatcttgttcattttaacaaaatgaatttttggcaagcagtttggattgattttatatctatccactaacatatgaagTGATCATGCAGGTACACAAACATTgaaataacaatcatagctatcaagatcctaattgcagtaaaattaaatacgtgcaatcaaacataattagatatgcaaattaaacacacaacatataatcaaaacacaaaCAACTAAAAGGCTTAATCATACTAAAAATGCAAagcatagcaattcctaaccaaacctcatcattttttaattttcgaaattttttaattaagtttttttaataattttttaattaattagttaatttttaaatttttttttcgatatttttttggatttttttaaatatatattttaatctttttaatttttaattttttatatttaaattattttttggatttttcgaaattgcttttttatatttaaaaaaactaaataataaagtaaactaaaataaaatgtgGGGCCGGGACCGGGTCGACTTGGTTCGATCGGGTTTGCGGAAGTCGGGTCCGGCTGGGCTAGGCCCGATCGCCTTTGATCGGGCCTTCGCTTAGCCCGACTTGGGCCAAACGATGGGCCCAAGTCGGGGACAAAGGCCGAGTGGGCCGGACCACGATCTGGCCCAACTCGACTGCAATCTCGGTCGCGACCGCTCGGTCGCGACTAAGGATGCCGGAACGGCGAACGCCTGTGGCGGCGACGTCTCGGGCGGACGAGGGACACGGCTCGAGCTCTCCGGTCGCGGCGGCGTCCCTCCGGCCACCAGCGGTCCTAGGGGCCCTACGTGGAGCAATCAGGGGGGTAGAGTTCGCTCGGACAGTTCCACAAACAGGTTGTATACACTAACAAAACTAACAGACTTTGTCTCGGTCACGGCTGAGCACCTATCCGGACTTCGAAGGCGACATGGCGAACGGCAAGCGGGGTAACAAGGACGGGGAAGGCGGCGGAGCTCGCCCGAACTAATCGGGATGAGCTTTGGCCGACTCATTTCCAGAAAACACACACCAGAAATTTCAATGAAAGGCCTACCTGGTTTCGGATGGGAATGGTAGCTTGGAAGACGCGTCTGCGGCCgtggcggcgacggtggcggcccGAGATGCGTCGGCGGCGGTTGCGGCGGTTGGGAGACACGTTGACGGCGGTGGCCTCGGCGAATTccccctccttcctctccttttctctcgcCCTCTCCCtattctctctctgtctccctttgttttccttcctcctccctaTTTTTCGATCTCTtccacccttttcttttctcccccctCCGTCCgtttttttctcccctttcGTCGAGATCTCTCCTCGCTTTCCTTCGTTCGGCTCCGCGTGCGCATGCCCTCCGCTTCCCCAACCCGCCGACACCGCCGGCGAGATGATGATGTCTCCTCTATCCCTTGCTGCCCCTACTTTCGACTCCGCCATTTCCCAAGCGGACGGCTGCTTTCTACTTATTTGGTTCCCCGTGCGCAAAGAGCGGGCGAGGGAGAAGACAACAAGGTGGGCCGGGCCGGAGGCAAGAAGAGGGCTGGGCTGAGCaaaggggaagagaaagaaagaaaaaaaaaagtaaaggggAGGGTTAGGCCTAGGCCCACgtagggagaaaaaaaaaaaaaaaaaaaaggggctgggtcgggccaaggccggatccggcccgacccaaACTTCcaactctcttcttcttttttttttttaaaaaaaaaaggaaatcaatagttaaaaaaaatgattttgattttttttattttttatttgattttgattttgatgattttttttatactatttgaaagataaaaaataggtgtcaacagctgctcctctttgaatgtagcctcgaagAGGTTACAATCAAAGACAgatgacacctaaattatttttggctATAGAAAGACCCTAGGTGCATATGCATGTATTAGGTCGACGAAAAgaactcataactatggaaaTGCGTCTTGTCAATAAGGTGAAGAAAGACTTCAGGCTGCAGAAGCCCACCGAGTCATaaaaagtgaggaagactccaggatacaaggctctccgggtcatgagaagggtggaagactccaggatacaaggctctccgggtcataagaagtgaggaagactccaggatacaaagctctccgggtcataagaagggtggaagactccaagatacaaagctctccgggttataagaagtgaggaaaactccgggatacaaggctctcaGGTCATGAGAAGGGAAATGACTAAAGTCTCATCGTGTAAAAACGAGTTTTGACcgagtatgatagtctcaccgtgtatgaACGGGTTTCAACTGGGAGGCAGACAAGCGTGATTTACGGATGAACCCACCAATcttggaaatgacatggtttaaggttaaccataaaccttgggagatgacatggtttaaggctgaccatgaacctttggttttttAGAGAAGCACCCACTAACCCCTtagaaaactgcatggcttcactgatgaatcctgtcaaactcaacttgagcaaatgtcattagagatgtcatcaagagacgtattggcaaCATTGTaacattaattgaacaaaataatcaagcAAAGTTCGATTGCTTTAGAAAAACATTCGATGTCCATCAGCATCATGTGGCAcaaaactgtcatcttgctcgtggatatatcattaatcatcaaattttctagGAGGCAAGTTCTCATCAGAACGGCTGTTACTCGAgaaaaaggttcattgagcatgccaaactaaagcttcttagtcagaaagggtttctcacgcactctcaataaaatggctact
This Eucalyptus grandis isolate ANBG69807.140 chromosome 7, ASM1654582v1, whole genome shotgun sequence DNA region includes the following protein-coding sequences:
- the LOC104453140 gene encoding UDP-glycosyltransferase 84B2 is translated as MAQVEEKKEENHVLLVAFSSQGHINPMLRLGKRLAARGIHVTLATTEIARHRMLKSSGAGPADLVTGIELLFYSDGLSLDYDRKTNLDVYMDSLGKHGPSNLSSLIKEHYPSPKKLLSLVTNPFVPWVSDVAAEYNIPCAMLWIQPCALYAIYYRCFNKLSAFPTLTDPDMVVELPGLPSMEKEDLPSFVLPNNPFGSFPKLFSEVFQGMEKFKWVLGNSFYELEKHVIDSMCELYPIRPIGPLVPPTLLGQDQELENASVDMWKSDETCIEWLTQQPPSSVIYVSFGSIVVLPAKQMEAIATALKNVKRPFLWVVKPPEFPTPDGAGQLPSRFLEETKDQGQVVCWSPQTRVLSHPAVACFITHCGWNSLLETICSGIPLIAYPQWTDQPTNAKLIVDVFKIGVRIKKEVDGNISSEVIEKCIEEVMVGPVAEQLRKNAMALKAEARKAVAAGGSSDENIRLFVEEISGDSSKKDGSPKVGNLSYEGEDKVSDKGV